TGTAAAATATTCTCTTTTTCTAAAGTTTGGCAAACACTTAAAGCCACACCACAAACAAAAGGATTTCCACCAAATGTACTAGCGTGTTCCCCCGGTTCAAAAATATCACAGAATTTTTTACTCATCATCGCACCGATGGGGATACCGCCACCCAGTCCTTTCGCACTGGTGAAAATATCCGGTTCTACTCCCAGATGTTCATAACCCCATAATTTACCACTGCGTCCCATCCCTACTTGCACTTCATCAAAAATTAATAAAATGCCGGTTTCATCACAAATTTGCCGCAACCTTTGGAAATAGGCAACATCCCCAGGACGAACCCCACCTTCTCCCTGTAATGGTTCAATTAAAATCGCACCAACGCGATAATTACCTTCATCTAACTCAGTTACCGCAGCTTCAACTGCTCTAATATCGTTATAGTTGACATAATGAAAACCAGGAACTAAAGGATCAAAGTTCTTTTGATACTTTGGTTGTCCGGTAGCGGTGACAGTTGCTAAAGTCCGTCCGTGAAAACTTGCATGAGCAGTTAAAATGATAGGGTGGGCAATCTCTAGGACAGTGTGGGCGTATTTTCGTGCTAGTTTGATTGCTGCTTCATTGGCTTCAGCCCCAGAGTTGCAGAAAAATACCCGATCTGCACAAGAATGATCAACAATCCATTTAGCTAATTCACCTTGTTCGGGAATATAGTACAAATTAGAGACATGATGCAGTTTTTGGATTTGGCGTGTTACCGCTTCTACCATGACTGGATGGGCGTGTCCTAAAGTACAAGTGGCTATTCCCGCCACAAAATCCAGATATTCCTTACCTTGGGTATCCCAAACGCGACATCCTGCACCCCGTTCTAAAGCGATGGGAAACCTTCCGTAGGTAGA
This sequence is a window from Anabaena sphaerica FACHB-251. Protein-coding genes within it:
- a CDS encoding acetylornithine/succinylornithine family transaminase, yielding MSSQSLVEQPIIPSDINEFNADSFNQAVMSTYGRFPIALERGAGCRVWDTQGKEYLDFVAGIATCTLGHAHPVMVEAVTRQIQKLHHVSNLYYIPEQGELAKWIVDHSCADRVFFCNSGAEANEAAIKLARKYAHTVLEIAHPIILTAHASFHGRTLATVTATGQPKYQKNFDPLVPGFHYVNYNDIRAVEAAVTELDEGNYRVGAILIEPLQGEGGVRPGDVAYFQRLRQICDETGILLIFDEVQVGMGRSGKLWGYEHLGVEPDIFTSAKGLGGGIPIGAMMSKKFCDIFEPGEHASTFGGNPFVCGVALSVCQTLEKENILQNVEEQGAHLREGLRAIALKYPQHISQVRGWGLINGMEIKADSSLTAVDVVKAAMDEGLLLVPAGPKVVRFVPPLIVTEAEINEALKAVEKALAKVTA